Proteins encoded in a region of the Triticum dicoccoides isolate Atlit2015 ecotype Zavitan chromosome 3A, WEW_v2.0, whole genome shotgun sequence genome:
- the LOC119269133 gene encoding subtilisin-like protease SBT2.3, which translates to MGVARRERWAVPLLWAALLAVALLGGGVVRGFEDGAAVYIVTMKQAPVSHKRLDLERFGSSRVAAGGGGGGDNPATSILRKPRHASPKSMNYGSLLVRLQNSLLKKTLRGEQYTKLYSYHYLINGFAVVLTPQQAEKLNRRKEVANIMLDFSVRTATTYTPEFLGLPEGAWVQDGGPQCAGQGVVVGLIDTGIDPNHPSFADDLTTDNYPVPAHYSGNCEVTSDFPSGSCNRKLVGARHFAASAITRGVFNASQDLASPSDSDGHGTHTASIAAGNHGIPVIVAGHHFGNASGMAPRAHIAVYKALYKGFGGFAADVVAAIDQAAEDNVDIISLSITPNRRPPGLATFFNPIDMALMSAVKDGIFVVQAAGNTGPSPKSMSSYSPWIFTVGASAHDREYNNYVVLGNNLTISGVGLAPGTDGDSMYNLIAAPHALQNYTTTPIEMSLGECQDPSHLDKDLIRGKILVCSYSIRFVLGLSSVKQALDTAKNVSAAGIIFYLDPFVLGFQLNPTPMDIPGLIIPSSDDSKIFLSYYNDSLVRDGTSDKVVNFSAVAKILGGLKPNYGSSAPKVMFYSARGPDPEDNTLANADILKPNVVAPGSSIWGAWSSRGLDSAEFTGESFAMLSGTSMAAPHIAGLAALIKQKFPSFNPAAIGSALSTTTTLSDKQGNPIMSQRTYSNPDSTQTPATPFDMGNGFANATAALDPGLIFDCSYDDYLSFLCGINGSAPVVANYTGNSCGASTMTGADLNLPSITIAVLNQSRIVTRTVTNVASDENYTVSCNAPYGVAASATPAQFFIPSGQKQLVTFVVNATMTNSSVSFGDVEFYGDKGHRVVIPFTVMSKAV; encoded by the exons ATGGGGGTGGCTCGGAGGGAGCGGTGGGCTGTTCCCCTCCTGTGGGCGGCGCTTCTTGCGGTCGCGCTGCTGGGCGGCGGCGTCGTCCGCGGCTTCGAGGACGGCGCCGCGGTGTACATTGTGACCATGAAGCAGGCGCCGGTGTCCCACAAGCGCCTCGACCTGGAGAGGTTTGGGAGCAGCAGGgttgccgccggcggcggcggcggaggggataACCCGGCCACCAGCATCCTCAGGAAGCCGAG GCATGCTTCACCCAAATCTATGAATTATGGCTCACTCCTAGTGCGCCTTCAAAATTCTCTCCTGAAGAAGACACTAAGAGGAGAGCAGTATACAAAGTTGTACAGTTACCACTACTTGATTAATGGTTTTGCTGTTGTCCTCACTCCTCAGCAG GCAGAGAAGCTAAATAGGAGAAAAGAAGTGGCAAACATAATGTTGGATTTCTCTGTTAGGACGGCAACAACTTATACCCCTGAATTCCTTGGCCTGCCAGAAGGTGCTTGGGTGCAAGATGGTGGTCCACAATGTGCTGGCCAGGGTGTTGTTGTGGGCCTCATTGATACAGGAATCGACCCAAATCACCCTAGCTTTGCAGATGACTTGACAACCGATAATTATCCAGTTCCTGCTCACTACTCTGGTAATTGTGAGGTTACAAGTGATTTTCCATCTGGGTCCTGCAACAGAAAGCTTGTTGGAGCTCGACATTTTGCTGCATCTGCAATAACCCGAGGAGTCTTCAATgcctctcaagatcttgcttcaccATCTGATAGTGATGGTCATGGGAC CCACACAGCATCAATCGCGGCTGGTAATCATGGAATACCTGTTATTGTGGCTGGGCATCACTTTGGGAATGCAAGTGGAATGGCTCCTCGTGCACA CATTGCTGTCTATAAAGCGCTGTACAAAGGTTTTGGAGGTTTTGCTGCTGATGTAGTGGCTGCAATAGATCAG GCAGCTGAAGATAACGTTGACATAATCAGTTTATCCATTACCCCTAATAGGAGGCCTCCTGGATTGGCTACATTCTTTAATCCAATTGATATGGCACTAATGTCAGCTGTGAAAGATGGCATATTTGTTGTGCAAGCTGCAGGAAATACTGGTCCTTCCCCTAAGAGCATGTCTTCATACAGTCCATGGATTTTTACTGTAGGCGCTTCTGCCCATGACAGGGAGTACAACAATTATGTTGTACTTGGCAACAATTTGACCATTTCAGGAGTTGGCCTTGCTC CTGGAACAGATGGTGATTCCATGTACAATCTGATTGCTGCACCTCATGCACTGCAAAATTATACAACTACTCCAATTGAAATGTCCCTAGGAGAGTGCCAAGATCCAAGCCATCTAGATAAAGATCTGATAAGGGGGAAGATACTGGTCTGCAGCTATTCCATAAGATTTGTGCTTGGCCTCTCTTCTGTGAAGCAAGCTTTGGATACAGCAAAGAATGTCAGTGCTGCAGGAATTATATTTTACTTGGATCCTTTTGTCCTTGGTTTCCAGCTGAACCCAACTCCAATGGATATACCTGGACTTATAATACCATCATCTGATGACTCTAAG ATATTCCTAAGTTATTACAACGATTCGCTTGTACGAGATGGGACGTCAGACAAAGTTGTCAACTTCAGTGCAGTTGCGAAAATACTAGGAGGTCTGAAGCCAAATTATGGTAGTTCGGCACCAAAAGTGATGTTTTATTCTGCTAGGGGACCTGACCCTGAGGATAATACATTGGCCAATGCCGATATCTTGAAACCAAATGTGGTAGCACCTGGCAGTTCCATTTGGGGTGCTTGGAGTTCGCGTGGATTGGATTCTGCTGAATTTACCG GTGAAAGTTTTGCGATGCTCTCTGGTACAAGTATGGCTGCACCACACATTGCTGGCCTTGCGGCGCTAATCAAGCAGAAGTTTCCTTCTTTTAACCCAGCAGCTATAGGTTCCGCGCTGTCTACCACTACAACTCTCAGTGACAAGCAGGGGAATCCAATCATGTCACAGCGAACATACAGCAACCCAGACTCCACTCAAACTCCAGCTACACCTTTTGACATGGGGAATGGGTTTGCCAATGCCACTGCTGCTTTGGACCCTGGGCTCATATTTGATTGCA GCTATGATGATTACCTCTCCTTTCTGTGTGGTATAAATGGTTCTGCTCCAGTAGTGGCGAACTACACCGGCAATAGCTGCGGGGCCTCCACCATGACCGGAGCAGACCTAAACCTGCCGTCGATCACCATAGCCGTGCTCAACCAGTCGAGAATAGTAACACGAACGGTCACCAACGTGGCGAGCGACGAGAACTACACGGTCAGTTGCAACGCCCCCTACGGGGTGGCGGCGTCTGCGACACCGGCTCAGTTCTTCATCCCCAGCGGGCAGAAGCAGCTCGTGACCTTTGTCGTGAACGCCACCATGACCAACTCTTCGGTGAGCTTCGGGGACGTCGAGTTCTACGGGGACAAAGGTCACCGGGTGGTCATTCCGTTCACGGTCATGTCCAAGGCTGTGTAG